One window of Pseudomonas sp. ML2-2023-3 genomic DNA carries:
- a CDS encoding DNA cytosine methyltransferase, translating to MNYKESIPVIDLFAGPGGLGEGFSSIGGSEKGRQKFRLRVSIEKDAIAHATLSLRALFRAFPKGEVPEAYYQYVRGEITRDELFAHPSIPAEAIEASREAKQVELGKVAPEQVDQWVRDALNGAQDWVLIGGPPCQAYSVAGRARRTKESQEAFESDEKHFLYKEYLRIIQEFKPTIFVMENVKGMLSSKHSGSHIFQQILSDLSAPAEGLAYHIRSFVVPEDVDKLNPHDFVIQAERYGLPQARHRVILFGVRADVASTCPALLERPQNLVLERSQAPFTVDQALSGLPPLRSEISRGKDSLEAWLAALQEAHILLLRHYVAGSGDLLEIMQKAATDAGRLGSSGGKFIPWSAVTKMTPKQREWYLDHRLKGVLQHKARSHMRSDLHRYIYAASYAKLHGTSPKIQQFPKQFLPAHENVTSESVPFSDRFRVQMADGPSTTIVAHISKDGHYYIHPDPSQCRSLTVREAARLQTFPDNYFFEGNTTQQYTQIGNAVPPLLARKIAAIVATVIDSYRAGKVRQSAQNL from the coding sequence ATGAATTATAAGGAATCTATCCCGGTAATTGACCTATTCGCAGGGCCGGGCGGACTAGGAGAAGGATTTTCCTCCATTGGCGGCAGTGAGAAGGGAAGGCAAAAATTTCGACTCCGCGTGTCGATAGAGAAAGATGCTATTGCACACGCTACACTGTCCCTTCGAGCGCTATTTCGCGCCTTCCCAAAAGGGGAGGTTCCTGAGGCCTACTATCAGTACGTGCGCGGCGAGATAACTCGCGACGAGCTTTTTGCTCATCCAAGCATTCCAGCTGAAGCGATAGAAGCCTCGCGAGAAGCGAAACAGGTTGAGCTAGGAAAAGTAGCGCCAGAGCAGGTTGATCAGTGGGTCCGAGACGCTTTGAACGGCGCGCAGGACTGGGTGTTAATTGGCGGCCCCCCCTGCCAGGCGTACTCCGTAGCGGGTCGAGCCCGCCGCACGAAAGAGAGCCAAGAGGCTTTCGAAAGCGACGAGAAGCACTTCCTCTATAAGGAATACCTGCGCATCATCCAAGAGTTCAAACCTACGATTTTCGTTATGGAAAACGTAAAGGGCATGCTCTCCTCCAAGCACAGCGGCTCGCATATCTTTCAACAAATTCTCAGCGACCTGTCTGCTCCCGCAGAGGGGCTGGCTTATCATATCCGGTCTTTTGTGGTGCCTGAAGATGTGGACAAGCTCAACCCTCATGACTTTGTGATTCAGGCCGAGCGCTATGGGCTTCCTCAAGCCCGTCACAGAGTGATTTTATTTGGAGTACGTGCGGACGTTGCCTCTACTTGTCCTGCACTGTTGGAGCGCCCGCAAAATCTTGTTCTAGAACGTAGTCAGGCGCCTTTCACTGTTGATCAAGCGTTATCAGGGTTGCCTCCCCTTCGGAGCGAGATTTCGCGAGGCAAAGACTCTCTCGAAGCATGGCTTGCTGCGTTACAGGAAGCGCACATACTTCTGCTACGGCATTACGTTGCAGGCAGTGGAGACTTGCTAGAAATAATGCAAAAAGCCGCGACGGACGCAGGAAGGCTTGGCTCGAGTGGCGGAAAATTTATTCCCTGGAGCGCAGTCACCAAAATGACACCTAAACAGCGGGAGTGGTACCTAGACCACCGGCTGAAAGGGGTGCTCCAGCACAAAGCCCGAAGTCACATGCGTTCCGACCTGCATAGATATATTTATGCAGCTAGTTACGCAAAGCTTCATGGAACCTCGCCAAAGATCCAGCAGTTCCCCAAGCAGTTTCTTCCTGCCCATGAAAACGTCACATCCGAGTCTGTCCCCTTCAGTGACAGATTCAGAGTCCAGATGGCTGATGGACCATCAACAACGATAGTTGCCCATATATCGAAAGATGGCCATTACTACATCCACCCTGACCCAAGCCAATGCCGCAGTCTGACGGTACGTGAGGCTGCGAGGCTGCAGACCTTCCCGGACAATTACTTTTTCGAAGGCAACACCACGCAACAGTACACTCAGATCGGAAATGCAGTTCCCCCGCTCCTAGCCCGAAAAATAGCGGCCATTGTGGCGACAGTTATTGATTCATATCGGGCGGGCAAAGTTCGCCAGAGCGCTCAGAACCTCTGA
- a CDS encoding very short patch repair endonuclease yields the protein MMSGIRGKNTKPEILVRRALFKFGFRFRLHRKDLPGAPDIVLPKWRVVIFVHGCFWHLHPGCPNARVPATRTEFWVAKLGANVERDRQALNRLAEAGWRVLVVWECLTRDTGGLAALPETLSEWIRGSERSGELCPPDMNQ from the coding sequence ATGATGTCCGGGATACGCGGTAAAAATACGAAACCAGAAATTCTTGTGAGAAGGGCTCTCTTCAAATTCGGTTTCCGCTTTCGATTGCATCGGAAAGACTTGCCGGGTGCCCCCGACATTGTACTGCCGAAATGGAGGGTCGTAATCTTTGTACATGGTTGCTTTTGGCATCTACATCCCGGCTGCCCAAACGCGAGGGTTCCGGCCACTCGTACGGAATTCTGGGTGGCGAAGCTTGGCGCTAACGTCGAGAGGGATCGTCAAGCTCTTAACCGCTTGGCTGAGGCAGGGTGGAGAGTACTTGTCGTTTGGGAGTGCTTGACGAGAGATACAGGTGGGCTGGCCGCTCTGCCCGAAACTCTGTCCGAGTGGATCAGAGGTTCTGAGCGCTCTGGCGAACTTTGCCCGCCCGATATGAATCAATAA
- a CDS encoding AIPR family protein translates to MTLDDFLAETKGEIATQMSEGSPFAELVFAEVVMQHLVDAGMTFEPVICHFQGKIGNANLRLSGYAMSEDADQLDLFVSLYEGFYTLTSISDQDTKTAAAQCVRFLELCAAGRVADKLDPSSDVHSLALTIREIYDELEQVRVYVLTDGIAKSKSFKSRDIGGKDVKLEVMDIERLFRHKSEGKPRDELMIDFNEVSGSPLPCVFVPGETGDYDYALTAIPGEALRFVYEKFGPRLLEANVRSFLSVKAKGVNAGLQNTLRNAPERFMAYNNGIVLVADEMRLDRASDGSPGIVWLRGMQIVNGGQTTASIFFAKKKFADIDLSKVRVPAKIIVMKEADPAKEEALVSDISRYANSQNAVRQSDLSANKPFHVDVERLSLSVYCPDGTGRWFYERAAGSYNTLLAREGVTPAKLRALKESMPAGRRITKTELAKYFMAWDGQPDVVSLGSQKCFDRFMSGMADSEAGSGAPAPDVAYFKSIAAKALLFKTVHKAARPLVPAFLANVAAYTVAVISKTYGEPFDLDRIWSRQAISPQLVEQANIWAREVYDRLLETANGKMISEWAKRPECLEAMFSRPFSSPVIDVPEARRGGQ, encoded by the coding sequence ATGACGCTTGATGACTTTCTCGCTGAGACCAAGGGCGAGATTGCAACACAGATGAGCGAGGGATCCCCTTTCGCTGAGCTTGTTTTTGCCGAAGTAGTTATGCAGCACCTTGTTGATGCTGGAATGACTTTCGAGCCGGTGATTTGCCACTTTCAAGGAAAGATTGGCAATGCCAATTTGCGCCTTAGCGGCTATGCAATGTCTGAGGACGCAGACCAGCTGGATCTATTCGTCAGCCTCTATGAGGGATTCTACACACTAACCTCTATCTCCGACCAAGATACGAAGACCGCTGCAGCGCAGTGTGTCCGTTTTCTGGAGTTGTGCGCTGCAGGAAGAGTTGCGGACAAGCTGGATCCTTCCAGTGACGTCCACTCGTTGGCATTAACCATCAGGGAAATTTACGACGAGCTTGAGCAGGTCCGTGTTTACGTCCTTACTGATGGGATTGCTAAGTCGAAGAGTTTCAAATCCAGAGATATTGGTGGTAAAGACGTAAAACTCGAAGTCATGGATATCGAGCGTCTATTCCGTCACAAGTCGGAGGGAAAACCGCGTGACGAGCTAATGATTGACTTCAATGAGGTTTCTGGATCGCCACTGCCCTGTGTTTTCGTGCCGGGGGAAACTGGCGATTATGATTACGCCCTGACTGCTATCCCAGGTGAGGCACTTCGGTTTGTGTATGAGAAGTTCGGTCCACGCTTGCTGGAAGCAAACGTCCGCTCTTTTTTGAGCGTCAAGGCTAAAGGCGTAAACGCTGGCTTACAGAACACTCTTCGAAATGCGCCGGAGAGGTTCATGGCCTACAACAACGGGATCGTCTTAGTCGCCGATGAGATGCGGCTTGATCGTGCCAGCGATGGCTCGCCCGGAATTGTTTGGCTTCGTGGTATGCAAATTGTCAACGGTGGTCAGACTACCGCCTCTATTTTCTTTGCGAAGAAGAAATTTGCTGATATAGATCTGAGCAAAGTTCGTGTTCCCGCAAAAATCATTGTTATGAAAGAGGCGGACCCAGCAAAAGAAGAGGCACTAGTCTCTGATATCTCACGCTACGCGAATAGTCAAAATGCGGTACGCCAATCAGATCTTTCAGCTAACAAGCCTTTCCATGTTGATGTGGAGCGACTGTCCCTTTCGGTTTATTGCCCAGATGGAACTGGAAGGTGGTTCTATGAACGAGCCGCTGGCAGCTACAACACTCTTCTCGCACGGGAGGGCGTGACTCCGGCGAAGCTTCGCGCCTTGAAAGAGTCCATGCCCGCAGGAAGACGAATCACCAAAACCGAACTGGCAAAGTACTTCATGGCTTGGGATGGGCAGCCAGACGTAGTAAGCCTCGGTTCGCAGAAATGCTTTGACCGATTCATGTCAGGCATGGCTGATTCAGAAGCCGGATCGGGAGCGCCTGCTCCTGACGTCGCTTATTTCAAATCGATTGCTGCCAAAGCTCTTCTGTTCAAAACGGTCCATAAGGCCGCACGACCTTTGGTTCCGGCGTTTCTCGCAAACGTCGCAGCCTATACCGTTGCGGTAATCTCCAAAACCTACGGGGAGCCATTTGACCTTGATCGTATTTGGAGCCGACAAGCGATATCTCCTCAGCTTGTAGAGCAAGCAAACATTTGGGCTCGGGAGGTCTACGACCGCCTTCTTGAAACCGCGAATGGAAAAATGATTTCCGAGTGGGCGAAGCGTCCGGAGTGTCTTGAGGCCATGTTCTCTCGACCTTTCTCATCGCCAGTTATTGATGTTCCGGAGGCTCGCCGGGGAGGCCAGTGA
- a CDS encoding PD-(D/E)XK motif protein → MARLSEEFLLAWSSLSGNESLPGWSAISLPPAGPVEVQAGRRSPTNSEAVLFCFPYVALARSEKLPEGKGFLVERADSVADKGVRLALSRRAEGSPELFASMVCDVVGALDEAVAGGGSEVQLLRVLIGRVIAWQRFMSRGNPYLGAETELGLAGELIFLTMLLDLNITSDLVLSAWVGPDDAPQDFLLGYGAIEVKATMSSSGFPVKIGSLEQLDDTVASPLFLVALRFASREEGLSLPEIISGVEHRLGGDSGAVNIFREKLLAAGYSDAHSIQYSRKFELKEIRVLAVSEGFPRLTPGAVPNGVTRALYEINLDHAQDFLSDLDAALELLGVIA, encoded by the coding sequence ATGGCCCGTCTGAGTGAAGAGTTTTTGCTGGCTTGGTCATCGCTCTCAGGTAACGAGTCGTTACCTGGATGGAGTGCCATTTCCCTGCCTCCTGCCGGACCTGTTGAAGTGCAAGCTGGCCGGCGTTCTCCGACGAACTCGGAGGCCGTTCTGTTCTGCTTTCCGTATGTCGCGCTGGCTCGATCTGAGAAGCTTCCCGAGGGGAAAGGATTCTTGGTCGAAAGGGCCGACTCGGTTGCAGATAAAGGAGTGAGATTAGCGCTTAGCCGCAGAGCGGAAGGTAGCCCGGAGTTATTCGCCTCGATGGTGTGCGACGTCGTCGGTGCACTGGATGAGGCAGTGGCTGGTGGCGGCTCAGAGGTACAGTTGTTACGTGTCTTAATCGGACGGGTAATTGCTTGGCAGAGATTTATGTCACGAGGAAATCCCTATCTTGGAGCTGAAACGGAGCTGGGATTAGCGGGAGAGCTCATTTTTTTGACCATGCTGCTGGATTTAAACATTACTTCGGATTTAGTGCTGAGCGCTTGGGTGGGGCCTGATGATGCTCCGCAAGACTTTTTACTGGGATATGGGGCCATTGAGGTCAAGGCTACGATGTCCTCGTCGGGGTTCCCTGTAAAGATAGGTTCCCTAGAGCAATTAGATGACACCGTCGCATCGCCCTTATTTCTTGTCGCTCTTAGGTTTGCGTCGAGAGAAGAGGGACTTAGCTTGCCTGAGATAATCTCGGGAGTTGAGCATCGACTAGGTGGTGATTCTGGGGCAGTGAATATATTCCGGGAAAAGCTGTTGGCTGCTGGCTATTCCGATGCACACTCAATCCAATACAGTCGAAAATTTGAACTGAAAGAAATTCGAGTTCTTGCTGTGTCGGAGGGCTTTCCACGCCTTACTCCTGGGGCAGTCCCCAATGGGGTAACGCGAGCTCTTTACGAAATTAACCTGGACCACGCTCAAGACTTCCTCTCGGATCTTGACGCGGCTCTGGAGCTTTTAGGAGTTATCGCATGA
- a CDS encoding Z1 domain-containing protein, which yields MTSAEEAAAQKELLENVIATAQRLVKAEKDKSKITPAFIAEKVKLATAMFAGESFSDVDEGKAVVTLIQRFSHWVGKATTLKDNTGHFDWLTSARKQDWHYWRRYRDYLESKLSDTVVDGLDEATDDILGLLEDPLRGDSWDRRGLVVGHVQSGKTSNYSGLVCKAADAGYKIIIVLAGMHNNLRSQTQMRLEESFLGYETTIDRDPGMPIGVAEFGEDLKTNSATTRAENGDFNKAIAKHFHGISPEERPWLFVVKKQKTVLTALLDWIQKRVADSSDSSDGRKLVTKLPLLVIDDEADNASVDTGEQLFDDKGSPDEEHQPKTINRLIRQVLHSFTRKAYVGYTATPFANIFIHHKGATAKEGPDLFPKSFIINLAAPSNYVGPARMFGKMTKEGRKGALPLSRDIFDHYDPEIDSGWMPPKHKKTHVPTYHGQELIPPSLNEAVCAFVLACAVRELRGQKDQHSSMLVHVTRYVDVQNHVREQIEEAVRRMRQKISRGLGAVDLISQLRSLWDRDFLPTRDQVMELSPVEEHPPAMPSWNDILTVLPNVLADIQVRSINGTAKDALDYATLGAALKVIAVGGDKLARGLTLEGLCVSYFVRTTKMYDTLMQMGRWFGYRPGYLDLCRLYTSSDLVSWFCHIADASEELRDEFDFMAEAKLTPEQYGLKVMSHEVLTVTSQLKMRNSQTLSLSYSGTRPQTILFHRNARIQEQNLDATDSLIKSLSGPSIVPKYDRDGEPDSWPNARLWKDVDVSMVLSFLDAYTTHPNATSAKAALLSEFITKMVDIGQLSRWSVALLGGGNGVGDEHTFPGGIPSKNFSIRKTEDPDDPEKLDPSNFAIGVLTDPKDEGVDIDDDVWREALALTRAAWKPEPARGRESTPSFPSGKGIREARGKLGGETDRGVLMLYPLTPYFYKDKNPQRLIVPDWTKPIMAFAIAFPASKNTISVEYEVNLLYWMQEYGPSE from the coding sequence ATGACTTCAGCGGAAGAGGCAGCAGCACAAAAGGAGCTGTTGGAAAACGTCATAGCTACTGCACAGCGGTTGGTGAAGGCAGAGAAGGACAAGTCGAAAATTACGCCCGCGTTCATCGCCGAGAAGGTCAAGCTCGCGACGGCCATGTTTGCGGGGGAATCCTTTTCTGATGTGGATGAAGGAAAAGCGGTTGTTACGTTGATCCAACGCTTCAGTCATTGGGTTGGTAAAGCGACGACGCTTAAGGACAACACGGGACATTTTGACTGGCTCACTTCCGCCCGCAAACAAGATTGGCACTATTGGAGGCGGTACAGAGACTATTTGGAATCAAAGCTCTCCGATACGGTTGTTGATGGGCTCGATGAAGCTACTGACGACATACTTGGTCTGCTGGAAGACCCCCTGCGTGGCGATAGCTGGGATAGGAGAGGTCTTGTCGTCGGGCACGTACAGTCGGGCAAAACCAGCAACTACTCAGGGCTTGTATGTAAGGCAGCTGATGCCGGCTATAAAATCATCATCGTGCTAGCAGGTATGCATAACAATCTGCGTTCGCAAACACAGATGCGACTGGAAGAAAGTTTTCTTGGTTATGAAACGACCATTGATCGTGATCCTGGAATGCCTATTGGGGTCGCAGAGTTTGGAGAGGATTTAAAGACTAACTCAGCCACTACGCGCGCCGAAAACGGAGACTTCAATAAAGCTATTGCCAAGCACTTTCACGGAATTTCGCCTGAAGAGCGACCTTGGCTGTTTGTGGTTAAGAAGCAAAAAACAGTTCTGACCGCTTTGCTTGATTGGATTCAGAAGCGTGTCGCCGACAGCAGCGATTCGAGTGATGGCCGCAAACTGGTGACGAAGCTGCCTCTCTTGGTTATTGATGATGAGGCTGATAACGCCTCTGTGGATACAGGGGAGCAATTATTTGACGATAAGGGTTCGCCCGACGAAGAACATCAACCGAAGACAATCAACAGGCTTATTCGCCAAGTGCTTCACTCGTTTACACGCAAAGCCTATGTCGGTTACACAGCTACACCTTTCGCCAATATATTCATTCATCACAAAGGGGCTACGGCTAAGGAAGGGCCAGACCTATTTCCGAAGTCTTTCATTATCAACCTTGCGGCACCTTCCAACTATGTAGGGCCTGCCCGCATGTTTGGGAAAATGACCAAGGAGGGGCGCAAGGGTGCGCTTCCCCTCTCTCGAGACATTTTTGATCACTACGATCCCGAAATTGATTCGGGGTGGATGCCACCGAAGCACAAAAAAACACACGTCCCTACCTACCACGGGCAGGAACTCATTCCTCCGTCATTGAACGAGGCTGTATGTGCCTTCGTGTTGGCCTGTGCTGTTCGCGAGCTGCGGGGCCAGAAAGATCAGCACAGCTCCATGTTGGTTCACGTGACTCGCTACGTAGACGTGCAGAATCATGTGCGGGAGCAGATCGAAGAAGCTGTGCGCCGCATGCGGCAAAAAATCAGTAGAGGCCTTGGTGCGGTTGACCTCATAAGTCAGCTTCGCTCGCTCTGGGATAGAGACTTCCTTCCAACCAGAGATCAAGTGATGGAGTTGTCGCCGGTCGAAGAGCATCCGCCAGCCATGCCGAGCTGGAATGACATACTAACGGTTTTGCCCAATGTGCTTGCTGACATCCAAGTCAGATCAATCAATGGAACTGCTAAGGATGCGCTCGACTACGCAACGCTAGGGGCTGCGCTGAAAGTTATTGCGGTAGGCGGCGATAAGCTGGCTCGAGGGCTAACCTTGGAAGGGTTGTGCGTCAGTTACTTTGTTCGTACGACAAAAATGTACGACACGCTCATGCAGATGGGGCGCTGGTTCGGCTACCGCCCCGGTTATTTGGACCTTTGTCGTTTGTATACGTCATCTGACTTGGTTAGTTGGTTCTGCCACATCGCCGATGCGTCGGAGGAGCTTCGGGATGAGTTTGACTTCATGGCTGAAGCCAAGCTAACGCCCGAGCAGTACGGGCTAAAAGTGATGTCGCATGAGGTACTCACGGTTACCTCACAGCTGAAGATGCGTAACTCGCAGACACTTTCATTGAGTTACAGCGGCACGCGACCGCAGACAATTCTTTTTCATCGCAATGCTCGAATCCAAGAGCAGAATCTCGACGCCACTGACTCACTTATTAAGTCCCTTTCGGGCCCAAGTATCGTGCCTAAATATGACAGAGACGGTGAGCCCGACTCTTGGCCAAATGCTCGCCTTTGGAAAGACGTCGATGTGTCTATGGTGCTCTCCTTTCTAGATGCTTACACGACCCATCCAAATGCCACTAGCGCCAAGGCCGCTCTGCTGTCTGAGTTCATAACGAAAATGGTCGATATCGGGCAGTTGAGTAGGTGGAGCGTTGCGCTATTGGGGGGAGGTAACGGGGTTGGCGACGAGCACACCTTCCCTGGTGGCATACCGTCAAAGAATTTCTCTATTCGCAAGACTGAAGACCCTGACGATCCCGAGAAATTAGACCCTAGTAATTTTGCCATTGGGGTGCTCACCGACCCGAAGGACGAGGGGGTCGATATCGATGACGATGTCTGGCGAGAAGCTCTGGCTTTGACTCGTGCGGCATGGAAGCCAGAACCTGCCCGTGGCAGAGAATCTACCCCGAGTTTTCCCAGCGGTAAGGGCATTCGCGAAGCTCGCGGAAAGCTGGGTGGGGAAACTGATCGAGGGGTCCTGATGCTCTATCCGCTCACTCCATACTTCTATAAAGACAAGAACCCCCAACGGCTTATTGTTCCAGACTGGACTAAGCCAATTATGGCTTTTGCCATCGCATTTCCCGCAAGTAAGAACACGATAAGCGTGGAATATGAGGTCAATCTTCTTTATTGGATGCAGGAATATGGCCCGTCTGAGTGA
- a CDS encoding ATP-binding protein, whose protein sequence is MLEALRGLGYTTASALADVIDNGISAGASNIHVRFDWAGERSKISILDDGRGMSDSELESAMTLGARNPLEERSATDLGRFGMGLKTASFSQCRRLTVVSKMLNEQASCLRWDLDAIAAAPDLGWLMFEGPANGSEASIASMSSVTSGTLVLWECLDRIVTPGYSLDHFADLIDDVEMRLSMVFHRLIEGPNPSLQLFINDQKLSPWDPFMIGHPAKPWHSPVAKILAIEVQCHVLPHKDRLTEEQFRKAGGPEGWTSQQGFYVYRNRRLLLAGGWLGLGQGRAWNREESHRLARIRLDIPNTADADWKIDVKKSTARPPVTVRAWLTKLAEDTRGRARRVFAFRGASVPVSAGPPLEQAWRVERLKDGVRYRIDNGHPAVAAVIEAVGARADLVRAMLRVVEETVPVQRIWLDTAENKETPRTDFEGEPNAAVIEVASVFFNDLRNRKGLSVEEARKSMLRTVPFQKYPALVAKLGGSE, encoded by the coding sequence ATGCTTGAGGCGCTCAGGGGGCTTGGATACACAACTGCTTCAGCGCTGGCAGACGTTATTGATAACGGTATATCTGCTGGGGCGTCCAATATCCATGTGCGGTTTGACTGGGCCGGCGAACGTAGCAAGATTTCGATTTTGGATGATGGTCGAGGAATGAGCGACTCTGAGCTTGAGTCTGCGATGACCCTCGGGGCAAGGAATCCGCTTGAGGAGCGCTCTGCTACAGATCTTGGACGCTTTGGTATGGGTTTGAAAACAGCTTCATTTTCCCAGTGCCGTCGTCTTACCGTCGTATCCAAGATGCTGAATGAGCAAGCCTCCTGTCTGCGATGGGATTTAGACGCAATTGCTGCCGCTCCAGATCTTGGCTGGCTAATGTTTGAAGGACCTGCCAATGGTTCCGAGGCATCGATTGCTTCAATGAGTTCGGTCACCTCCGGGACGCTTGTTTTGTGGGAATGCCTAGATCGAATAGTCACGCCAGGCTACAGCTTGGATCACTTCGCCGACCTTATAGATGATGTGGAAATGCGGCTATCGATGGTTTTCCATCGGCTTATTGAGGGACCGAACCCCTCCCTCCAACTGTTTATAAACGACCAGAAGCTGAGCCCTTGGGATCCCTTTATGATTGGGCATCCTGCTAAGCCTTGGCATTCGCCTGTAGCCAAAATCTTGGCAATCGAGGTGCAATGTCATGTTCTCCCCCATAAAGATCGTCTCACTGAGGAGCAGTTTCGCAAAGCGGGCGGGCCGGAGGGTTGGACTTCACAGCAGGGTTTCTATGTGTACCGGAACCGTCGCCTCCTTCTGGCTGGTGGTTGGCTGGGACTTGGGCAAGGACGGGCCTGGAATCGAGAGGAATCGCATCGACTTGCACGGATAAGGCTGGATATCCCTAACACCGCGGATGCTGACTGGAAAATCGATGTTAAAAAATCAACTGCCAGACCCCCCGTAACTGTTCGGGCTTGGCTTACTAAGCTGGCCGAGGATACGAGAGGGAGAGCCCGACGGGTCTTCGCTTTTCGCGGCGCGTCGGTGCCTGTCTCGGCCGGCCCTCCGCTTGAGCAAGCGTGGCGTGTTGAGAGGCTCAAAGATGGTGTGCGTTATCGCATCGACAATGGCCACCCTGCGGTTGCGGCTGTTATCGAAGCAGTTGGTGCTCGCGCTGATCTTGTCCGAGCGATGCTTCGCGTCGTTGAAGAGACAGTGCCAGTCCAGCGCATTTGGTTGGATACCGCGGAAAACAAGGAAACGCCTAGAACCGATTTTGAAGGAGAGCCAAATGCGGCCGTCATTGAAGTCGCAAGCGTCTTTTTTAATGATTTGAGGAATCGTAAAGGGTTGAGTGTCGAAGAGGCGCGTAAGTCGATGCTCAGAACCGTTCCATTTCAAAAATACCCAGCGTTGGTCGCCAAATTGGGAGGCTCGGAATGA